The Allocatelliglobosispora scoriae genome contains a region encoding:
- a CDS encoding nuclear transport factor 2 family protein — translation MAMGDDLREAERRLQAAQLASDVEALDRLLDDRLIFTGGPDGAVYSKQDDLDGHRSGVQVMTKVQEEELTVLTEGRTGVTWFLGTLEGTYAGEAFAVRLRYTRTWLLDDDLGWRIIAAHSSPA, via the coding sequence ATGGCGATGGGCGACGACCTGCGCGAGGCCGAGCGGCGGCTGCAAGCGGCGCAGCTGGCGAGCGATGTCGAGGCCCTCGACCGGCTCCTCGACGACCGGTTGATCTTCACCGGCGGCCCGGACGGCGCTGTCTACTCCAAACAGGACGACCTCGACGGGCACCGCTCGGGTGTGCAGGTGATGACGAAGGTCCAGGAGGAGGAGCTCACCGTCCTCACCGAGGGGCGCACCGGCGTGACCTGGTTCCTCGGCACGCTCGAAGGCACCTACGCGGGCGAGGCGTTCGCGGTGCGGCTGCGCTACACCCGGACGTGGCTGCTCGACGACGACCTCGGCTGGCGGATCATCGCGGCGCACTCCAGCCCGGCCTGA
- a CDS encoding SDR family oxidoreductase yields MTPRLAVTGATGLLGGRVARRLAAAGIEQRLLVRDPARAPQLDRATLATMTYGDPVAARQALDGVDTLFMVSGSEAPDRVEHHLAFIDAAVTAGVTRIVYTSFFGAAPDATFTLARDHWATEQHLGASGLAVTVLRDNLYLDFLPMLAGADGVIRGPAGDGSVAAVAQDDIADVAVAVLLDPAPHAGRVYDLTGPEALTLAEIAGVLTHSTGRLITYHPETIDEAYASRASYGAPDWQVDAWVSTYTAIAAGEMARVTGDVEAVTGRPPIGLARLLS; encoded by the coding sequence ATGACACCGCGACTGGCCGTCACCGGCGCCACAGGTCTGCTCGGCGGCCGGGTCGCCCGGCGGCTCGCCGCAGCAGGAATAGAGCAGCGCCTGCTCGTCCGCGATCCGGCCCGCGCACCGCAGCTCGACCGCGCGACCCTCGCCACGATGACCTACGGCGACCCCGTCGCGGCCCGCCAGGCCCTCGACGGGGTCGACACGCTCTTCATGGTCTCCGGCTCCGAGGCACCCGACCGGGTCGAGCATCACCTCGCCTTCATCGACGCGGCGGTGACAGCGGGGGTGACACGGATCGTCTACACCTCGTTCTTCGGCGCCGCCCCGGACGCCACCTTCACCCTCGCCCGCGACCACTGGGCCACCGAGCAGCACCTCGGCGCATCAGGGCTCGCCGTCACGGTGCTGCGCGACAACCTCTACCTCGACTTCCTGCCGATGCTCGCCGGAGCCGACGGGGTCATCCGGGGCCCGGCCGGCGACGGCAGCGTCGCCGCCGTGGCGCAGGACGACATCGCCGACGTGGCGGTCGCAGTGCTGCTCGACCCGGCCCCGCACGCCGGCCGGGTCTACGACCTCACCGGGCCCGAGGCGCTGACGCTGGCCGAGATCGCGGGCGTGCTCACGCACTCGACCGGCCGCCTGATCACCTACCACCCCGAGACGATCGACGAGGCGTACGCCTCCCGCGCCTCCTACGGCGCGCCGGACTGGCAGGTCGACGCGTGGGTGAGCACCTACACCGCGATCGCCGCCGGTGAGATGGCCCGGGTCACCGGTGACGTGGAGGCTGTCACCGGCCGCCCGCCGATCGGGCTGGCCCGGCTGCTGTCCTGA
- a CDS encoding DUF2087 domain-containing protein: MSADEERVLNTFLKDGRIVTMPAKAGKRRVLLEHVAAAFEPGVRIPEREVDAVLRAFYETDWVALRRYLIDAGLMARENGLYWRTGGPVDVG, encoded by the coding sequence GTGAGTGCTGATGAGGAACGGGTCCTGAACACCTTTCTCAAGGACGGCCGGATCGTCACGATGCCGGCCAAGGCGGGCAAGCGGCGGGTCCTGCTCGAACACGTCGCCGCCGCCTTCGAGCCCGGCGTACGGATCCCGGAGCGGGAGGTCGACGCGGTGCTGCGGGCCTTCTACGAGACCGACTGGGTGGCGCTGCGGCGCTACCTCATCGATGCCGGGCTGATGGCGCGGGAGAACGGGCTCTACTGGCGCACCGGAGGACCGGTCGACGTCGGCTAG
- a CDS encoding MFS transporter, with translation MTAPVHAPPIATPESIKRTYFTLALGNTLAMSLIWGINTIFLLDAGLSNLEAFTANAFFTAGMVLFEVPTGIVADMWGRRVSFLLGTVTLAASTGLYVLLWRVEASFLAWAAVSVLLGLGFTFFSGATEAWLVDALTATGYTGSLEAVFGRAQVIGGVGMLTGSIAGGYLAQVTNLGVPFVLRAVVLLVMFIVAFVTMRDVGFTPQRGGRPLAEMRRIVVDSVHYGWRVPAVKSMMLAAVFTGGVGIYVFYALQPYLLELYGDEQAYGVAGLVAAIVAGSQIVGGLLASRIRRVFHRRTTALLAAGGLAGLLVIGMGLVGDFWVVLALIVAWGLLSAATTPIRQAFINGLIPSQQRATILSFDSLMSSSGGIVAQPALGRAADVWGYPVSYVLSGALSLLSLPFIARARAADTAADVATEPQAAPV, from the coding sequence GTGACAGCTCCGGTGCACGCCCCGCCCATCGCCACCCCGGAGTCGATCAAGAGGACCTACTTCACGCTCGCGCTCGGCAACACCCTGGCGATGTCGCTGATCTGGGGCATCAACACGATCTTCCTGCTCGACGCGGGGCTGTCGAACCTCGAGGCGTTCACCGCCAACGCGTTCTTCACCGCCGGGATGGTGCTCTTCGAGGTGCCGACCGGGATCGTCGCCGACATGTGGGGCCGGCGGGTGTCGTTCCTGCTCGGCACGGTCACCCTGGCCGCGTCGACGGGGCTCTACGTGCTGCTGTGGCGGGTCGAGGCGTCGTTCCTGGCGTGGGCGGCGGTGTCCGTGCTCCTCGGGTTGGGGTTCACGTTCTTCTCCGGCGCGACCGAGGCCTGGCTGGTCGACGCGCTGACCGCGACCGGCTACACCGGCTCGCTGGAGGCGGTCTTCGGCCGTGCCCAGGTCATCGGGGGAGTCGGCATGCTCACCGGCTCGATCGCGGGCGGCTACCTCGCCCAGGTCACCAACCTGGGCGTGCCGTTCGTGCTGCGTGCCGTGGTGCTGCTGGTCATGTTCATCGTGGCGTTCGTGACGATGCGCGACGTCGGCTTCACCCCGCAGCGGGGCGGGCGGCCGCTCGCCGAGATGCGGCGCATCGTCGTCGACTCGGTGCACTACGGCTGGCGGGTCCCGGCGGTGAAGTCGATGATGCTCGCCGCGGTCTTCACCGGCGGCGTCGGGATCTACGTCTTCTACGCCCTGCAGCCCTACCTGCTGGAGCTCTACGGTGACGAGCAGGCTTACGGCGTGGCCGGTCTGGTCGCTGCGATCGTGGCCGGCTCGCAGATCGTCGGCGGGCTGCTCGCGTCCCGGATCCGGCGGGTCTTCCACCGGCGCACCACCGCGCTGCTCGCCGCGGGCGGGCTCGCCGGGCTCCTCGTCATCGGGATGGGGCTCGTCGGCGACTTCTGGGTCGTCCTGGCGCTGATCGTGGCCTGGGGGCTGCTCTCGGCCGCGACGACGCCGATCCGGCAGGCATTCATCAACGGGCTGATCCCGTCGCAGCAGCGGGCGACGATCCTGTCCTTCGACTCCCTGATGAGCTCCAGCGGCGGCATCGTCGCCCAGCCCGCGCTCGGCCGGGCCGCCGACGTCTGGGGCTACCCGGTGTCATATGTGCTGTCGGGTGCGTTGTCGCTGCTCTCGCTGCCCTTCATCGCCCGCGCCCGGGCGGCGGACACCGCCGCCGACGTGGCGACCGAGCCGCAGGCCGCACCGGTCTGA
- a CDS encoding VOC family protein — MTHYSRLSKIVVDVPAAVHDTEVAFWRGALGVPLTRFERFPDFHGAELTADGFGLLTQEIKEGEPRVHVDIHTTDRAAEVARLVALGAAVVDDGPHWTVMRDPAGLVFCVVPDPDVDEKTGHRWDL, encoded by the coding sequence GTGACGCACTACAGCAGGCTTTCGAAGATCGTTGTTGACGTTCCGGCGGCGGTGCACGACACCGAGGTGGCCTTCTGGCGGGGCGCGCTCGGCGTGCCGCTGACCAGGTTCGAGCGCTTTCCGGACTTCCACGGGGCGGAGTTGACGGCGGACGGGTTCGGGCTCCTGACGCAGGAGATCAAGGAGGGGGAGCCTCGCGTACACGTCGATATTCACACCACGGACCGGGCGGCGGAGGTCGCGCGCCTGGTGGCGCTGGGTGCGGCGGTCGTGGACGACGGCCCGCACTGGACCGTGATGCGCGACCCGGCCGGGCTGGTCTTCTGCGTCGTGCCCGACCCCGACGTCGACGAGAAGACCGGCCACCGCTGGGACCTCTGA
- a CDS encoding BTAD domain-containing putative transcriptional regulator — protein sequence MADQRIHLLVAAAGYGKTSALRRLPTSAQARWTTGAGAIELIGTEQHLVIDDLPALDVGQARRLLAALEALPDEASVAIASRHSLPVSPARLLGRGRLVELGPSELALTDDQTAELLAADYGLSDPDLADQLHEATAGWPALVRLGADLLTPGQGATLDLLTAPDGPVAGYIEHEILGELPPPTLALLNDVAELAPVTSALCEVIGHPAAGAVRALVKTGLLVRGPQGDRLAPAVARLAGHTATPPELLAAAAAHYERHGPMIAALRAYARAGLTVECGRIIDEHGDDLLAAGHANTLIEVLTAPGLKRRGRKRQLLLGDALRTGGSAMKAGQAYAVVADAEPSWDAGIAWRMGQLHYHRGESRAALKVFARAEESTEPSRDAALLLAWRSSAHLQLGETAAALEIALQATAVAVAADDDLALATAYVSTALCHNMAGNTADSEELFVQALAIAEQTGDIVVRSRVLTSQTYQLLLEARYPEALVAARQTGQCALAANHSNLRLIALINEGDALLMLGRYDEAIRQYERAAALSRRMGSRRTAAAQLGLGEVYRRRGWTEQARAAFESAIALAEEGGLNQFLVCALAGLARVLMAQDGPAAAAAAEKAGRLASDRVVVTALLARGWVALQAGEAEAATAFALEAAGVARAERDRAGLAESLELRAAAEPDARRARAALREAHAIWSAAGAVVAAAATRVAIGGLPDADTDDRLGALIAADTLVQAGVPIREARSQSPVSIKAFGRFEVCLHDQPVPPTVWQSRKARDLLRILVARRGRPVPRGELCELLWPDDDQSKTGHRLSVLLSIVRGVLDPDRSLPTDHFIVADQASIGLDVTRLHVDVEEFLADVGHGRRLRERGALAEAHRLLAVAVRSYRADVFEDEPYSEWSGALREEARAGYVSALRMLAQLGRKLGDTGAAVAHLMRLLTIDPYDEAGHRALIKTLVAGGQHGEAQRAQTRYREAMAAIGVQLSAAYQAPIQSP from the coding sequence ATGGCAGACCAGCGGATTCACCTCCTGGTGGCCGCAGCCGGTTACGGCAAGACCAGCGCGCTGCGCCGTCTGCCCACCTCCGCCCAGGCCCGCTGGACCACCGGCGCGGGCGCGATCGAGCTCATCGGCACCGAGCAGCACCTCGTCATCGACGACCTTCCCGCCCTCGATGTCGGCCAGGCCCGGCGCCTGCTCGCTGCCCTGGAAGCCCTGCCCGACGAGGCGAGCGTCGCCATCGCCTCCCGTCACTCGCTGCCCGTCTCCCCGGCCCGGCTGCTCGGCCGCGGCCGCCTGGTCGAGCTGGGTCCGTCCGAGCTCGCCCTCACCGACGACCAGACCGCCGAGCTGCTCGCCGCCGACTACGGGCTCTCCGATCCCGACCTCGCCGACCAGCTCCACGAGGCGACCGCGGGCTGGCCCGCCCTGGTCCGGCTCGGCGCCGATCTCCTCACGCCCGGTCAGGGCGCCACGCTGGACCTGCTCACCGCACCGGACGGCCCGGTCGCGGGCTACATCGAGCACGAGATCCTCGGCGAGCTGCCACCGCCGACGCTCGCGCTGCTCAACGACGTCGCGGAGCTGGCCCCGGTGACCTCCGCGCTGTGCGAGGTCATCGGCCACCCGGCGGCGGGCGCGGTGCGCGCTCTCGTCAAGACCGGTCTCCTGGTACGCGGACCGCAGGGCGACCGCCTCGCCCCCGCCGTGGCGCGGCTGGCCGGGCACACGGCCACCCCGCCGGAGCTGCTCGCGGCCGCGGCGGCCCACTACGAGCGGCACGGGCCGATGATCGCCGCACTGCGCGCCTACGCGCGGGCGGGGCTGACCGTCGAGTGTGGCCGGATCATCGACGAGCACGGGGACGACCTGCTCGCCGCCGGGCATGCGAACACGCTCATCGAGGTGCTGACGGCTCCGGGTCTGAAGCGGCGTGGCCGCAAGCGGCAGCTCCTGCTCGGTGACGCGCTGCGGACCGGCGGTTCGGCGATGAAGGCCGGGCAGGCCTACGCCGTCGTCGCCGACGCGGAACCGAGCTGGGACGCCGGGATCGCCTGGCGGATGGGGCAGCTCCACTACCACCGGGGCGAGTCCCGGGCGGCGCTGAAGGTTTTCGCCCGGGCCGAGGAGAGCACGGAGCCGTCCCGGGACGCGGCGCTGCTGCTCGCCTGGCGTTCCTCGGCGCACCTGCAGCTCGGCGAGACCGCCGCGGCGCTGGAGATCGCCCTGCAGGCGACCGCCGTCGCCGTCGCCGCCGACGACGACCTCGCGCTCGCCACCGCCTATGTCAGCACGGCGCTGTGCCACAACATGGCCGGCAACACCGCCGACAGCGAGGAGCTCTTCGTCCAGGCGCTCGCGATCGCCGAGCAGACCGGCGACATCGTGGTCCGGTCGCGGGTGCTGACGAGCCAGACCTATCAGCTGCTGCTGGAGGCGCGCTACCCGGAGGCGCTCGTCGCGGCCCGGCAGACCGGGCAGTGCGCGCTCGCCGCCAACCACTCCAACCTGCGGCTGATCGCGCTGATCAACGAGGGTGACGCGCTGCTGATGCTCGGCCGCTACGACGAGGCGATCCGGCAGTACGAGCGGGCCGCGGCCCTGTCCCGCCGGATGGGGTCGCGGCGCACCGCGGCGGCGCAGCTGGGTCTGGGCGAGGTCTACCGGCGCCGGGGCTGGACCGAGCAGGCCCGGGCGGCCTTCGAGTCGGCGATCGCGCTGGCGGAGGAGGGCGGTCTCAACCAGTTCCTCGTCTGTGCGCTGGCGGGGCTGGCCCGCGTACTCATGGCGCAGGACGGACCGGCGGCGGCCGCGGCGGCCGAGAAGGCCGGGCGGCTCGCCTCGGATCGCGTGGTCGTCACCGCGCTGCTCGCGCGGGGCTGGGTGGCGCTGCAGGCGGGGGAGGCCGAGGCTGCGACGGCGTTCGCGCTGGAGGCGGCGGGGGTGGCGCGGGCGGAGCGGGACCGGGCCGGGCTCGCGGAGTCCCTGGAGCTGCGGGCGGCGGCCGAGCCGGACGCGCGGCGGGCTCGCGCGGCGCTGCGGGAGGCGCACGCGATCTGGTCCGCGGCGGGTGCCGTCGTCGCGGCGGCGGCCACCCGGGTCGCGATCGGCGGGCTCCCCGACGCCGACACCGACGACCGCCTCGGCGCGCTGATCGCGGCGGACACGCTGGTCCAGGCAGGCGTGCCGATACGGGAGGCGCGATCGCAGAGCCCGGTGTCGATCAAGGCGTTCGGCCGGTTCGAGGTGTGCCTGCACGACCAGCCGGTGCCGCCGACGGTGTGGCAGTCCCGCAAGGCCCGTGACCTGCTGCGCATCCTCGTGGCCCGGCGCGGTCGCCCGGTGCCCCGCGGTGAGCTCTGCGAGCTGCTCTGGCCCGACGACGACCAGAGCAAGACCGGGCACCGGCTCTCGGTGCTGCTGTCGATCGTGCGCGGTGTGCTGGACCCGGACCGGTCGCTGCCGACGGACCACTTCATCGTCGCCGACCAGGCGAGCATCGGGCTCGACGTGACCCGCCTGCACGTGGATGTGGAGGAGTTCCTCGCCGATGTCGGGCACGGGCGGCGGCTGCGGGAGCGCGGCGCGCTCGCCGAGGCGCACCGGCTGCTCGCGGTGGCGGTCCGCAGCTACCGCGCCGACGTCTTCGAAGACGAGCCCTACTCGGAGTGGTCGGGTGCGCTGCGCGAGGAGGCCCGCGCCGGCTACGTCAGCGCCCTGCGGATGCTGGCGCAGCTCGGCCGCAAGCTCGGTGACACCGGTGCCGCCGTGGCGCACCTGATGCGCCTGCTCACGATCGATCCCTATGACGAGGCCGGCCACCGGGCCCTCATCAAGACCCTGGTGGCCGGTGGCCAGCACGGGGAGGCCCAGCGGGCACAGACCCGTTACCGGGAGGCGATGGCGGCGATCGGCGTTCAGCTCTCGGCGGCGTACCAGGCGCCGATCCAGTCGCCGTAG